The following nucleotide sequence is from Fibrobacter sp. UBA4297.
AAAGGGTGATCAACTATGAAAAAAAGGTATTCCTCATGAAGCAAGTTTTTGACACTGCCGACCTGAAATGGACTCGCGAACCTGCAACTTACAAAGTTGGCGAGGATGAAATTTGCATCGTGACTGATCCGCATACGGATCTCTGGCAAAGAACTTATTACCGTTTTCGCAACGACAATGCGCCGGTTCTTCAGATTGAAACGGAGGAAAAATTTTTCTCGTTTGTCGTGAAAACAGATTTTTCTGGAAGCCATCATCGCTTCGATCAGTGCGGAATCGCTATGTATCTTGATTCTGAAAATTGGCTGAAAGCATCTGTTGAATACGAAAATGAAAAATTCCAGCATCTTGGTTCGGTTGTAACCAACCACGGTTATTCCGACTGGGCTACGACTGCTATCAGTGCCGAAATTAAAACGATGTGGTTCCGCTTTAGCCGTCGAGAAAGTGACTATTGCGTAGAATGCTCGCAAGATGGAAAAAACTTCACGCAAATGCGCATTTGCCACATGTGGGAAGGTGCTGGAAAAATCCGCTTTGGTATTTACGCTTGTAGCCCTGAAGATTCCTCGTTCTTGGCAAAATTTTCAGACTTTGCATTGACGGAATGCCTGTGGAAAGCTCACGACGGCCAGCAACCTGATTGAATTTGTTTATTAAATATCCATGCCTAAAAAGCATAACAAACCATAGTAAATAAGCAATTGCTATTGTACAGGGAATAAATAATATTAAAAACGTAAAGGGAGATGCCCGCTCGGAGACGGGCATGACAAATTAAGTCGAAATTTTTATTAGGAGATAAATCATGAAATCCAGATTCTTAAAAGCGGCGCTCGCCGTGGTTTCCGCATGCACCCTGATGGCATGCTCCCCCGAAAAAGCCCCTTCGACTGGTTCGACAGGCTCACCAACCTTATCAGGGACCTTGTCGGCAACAAAGCAGGCAACAGAAACAGCCTCCGCGGCACAACAGACAAAGGACGAAAATATGAACAAGCTCACGCTCACCGCCGAATGGGACAAGGTTTTCCCCAAGAGCGACAAGGTCGAACATTCCAAGGTCACTTTCAAGAACCATTTTGGCATTGAACTCGCCGCAGACATGTTCGTGCCCAAGGACACGAGCCTCAAGGTGAACGGCAAGTTCCCGGCGATTGCAGTCTCTGGCCCGTTCGGCGCCGTCAAGGAACAGTCCAGCGGCCTTTACGCCCAGCAGATGGCGGAACGCGGATTCCTGACCATCGCGTTCGACCCGAGCTTCACCGGCGAATCGGGCGGCGAACCGCGCTACATGAACAGCCCGGACATCAACACCGAAGACTTCATGGCGTCCGTGGACTTTCTCTCGACCCGCGACAACGTTGACCCGGAACGCATCGGCATCATCGGCATTTGCGGCTGGGGCGGCATGGCGATTAACGCCGCCGGCATCGATACCCGCGTCAAGGCGACGGTTGCCTCGACCATGTACGACATGAGCCGCGTGACCGCAAACGGCTACTTCGATTCCGCAAACAACGCCGATGCCCGTAACGAGGCCCGCAAGGCTCTGATGGCCCAGCGCACCAAGGACTTCAAGAACGGCACGTACGACCTGGCCGGCGGTGTCATTGACCCGCTCCCGAACGACGCTCCTTACTTTGTCAAGGATTACTACGCCTACTACAAGACCCCGCGTGGCTACCACAAGCGCTCCCTCAACAGCAACAAGGGCTGGGCCGCCTCCGCAGGCACCTCGCTCATGAACACCAAGCTCCTCGCATATGCCAACGAAATCCGTAACCCGGTGCTCATCATCCACGGCGAAAAGGCCCACAGCCGCTACTTCGGCGAAGGCGCATTCGAAAAGATGACCGGCAAGAAGGCGAACGTCCCCGCAAAACTCGACGCCACCAAGAACTGGAGCAAAACCGTCGGCAACAAGGAACTCCTCGTTATCCCCGGAGCCTCCCACGTGGACCTCTACGACAACCTGGAAAAAATTCCCTTCGAAAAGCTGAACGAATTCTTCAAGACAAACTTGAAGTAAAAGAAAACCATCAAACTGCGACAATTATCGCTGCTGTCCAAGGTCACAAATGTGACCTTGGTTGCTTTTTCACGCCAGCGTATAGCTTTTATCCAGCAATTTCTTGATTTCGGTTAGCGGCACCGTTCCGTCAAGGATGACCGTTACCCAGCTTTTCTTGTTCATGTGGTATGCGGGGAGGTAGCCGGGCTTTTTCAGGAGCTCCGGCAATTCTTTCGGGACTATCTTGAAGTTTGCCACTTCGATAATCTCGTCGCCCTTGAGGCCAACTTTTGATTTTTCGACAGTCCCCAATAGGCAATACCATTTCTTGTTTTCGTGCTTGCGGATGGCGGCGAATTGCGGAAACCGTTCCCACAGATATTCGGGCTTGTCTCCGTATTTTTGCTCCGCGTAGCCAATCAGGTCGTTCGCTGATTTCCTTTTAAAAATCTGCGCCTCAAAACATTCGT
It contains:
- a CDS encoding DUF1349 domain-containing protein gives rise to the protein MKQVFDTADLKWTREPATYKVGEDEICIVTDPHTDLWQRTYYRFRNDNAPVLQIETEEKFFSFVVKTDFSGSHHRFDQCGIAMYLDSENWLKASVEYENEKFQHLGSVVTNHGYSDWATTAISAEIKTMWFRFSRRESDYCVECSQDGKNFTQMRICHMWEGAGKIRFGIYACSPEDSSFLAKFSDFALTECLWKAHDGQQPD
- a CDS encoding alpha/beta hydrolase, encoding MACSPEKAPSTGSTGSPTLSGTLSATKQATETASAAQQTKDENMNKLTLTAEWDKVFPKSDKVEHSKVTFKNHFGIELAADMFVPKDTSLKVNGKFPAIAVSGPFGAVKEQSSGLYAQQMAERGFLTIAFDPSFTGESGGEPRYMNSPDINTEDFMASVDFLSTRDNVDPERIGIIGICGWGGMAINAAGIDTRVKATVASTMYDMSRVTANGYFDSANNADARNEARKALMAQRTKDFKNGTYDLAGGVIDPLPNDAPYFVKDYYAYYKTPRGYHKRSLNSNKGWAASAGTSLMNTKLLAYANEIRNPVLIIHGEKAHSRYFGEGAFEKMTGKKANVPAKLDATKNWSKTVGNKELLVIPGASHVDLYDNLEKIPFEKLNEFFKTNLK
- a CDS encoding MmcQ/YjbR family DNA-binding protein is translated as MTSIEEQFNGKKLLVKKLVPFGFTKEGSNYALVREILGGQFRLEIRVGRGKKVSVKVFDNDSGEEYLLFSVLSVQGALVGRIRKEVFAITDKFINECFEAQIFKRKSANDLIGYAEQKYGDKPEYLWERFPQFAAIRKHENKKWYCLLGTVEKSKVGLKGDEIIEVANFKIVPKELPELLKKPGYLPAYHMNKKSWVTVILDGTVPLTEIKKLLDKSYTLA